The nucleotide window CGCGCATCCCGTAGAGGATGCCGCCGCCGGTGAACGGCTTGGTCTGGGCGGCGGCGTCGCCGACGAGGAACCCGCGCGTCGCGGTCGTCCGGTCGGGCGGCCCGATGGGGATGGCGCCCGAGCAGAAGTGGTCCGTCTCCACGTCGTATGCGTCGGTGAGCTCGTCGAACAGCTCGTTGACCTCGTGGCCGGGCGGGGCGGCGAGGCCGTACTCGACGCCGGCGTCGCCGCGTGGGATGCGCCAGGCGAAGAACCGCGGCGCGGTGAGGTGGACCGAGACGTAGTCGCCGTCGTCCGGCGTCTCGTCGAACGCGAGCACGCCGTGGAGCGTCTCGTCCGGCTCCGGGAGGCCGAGCCCTCGGCGGACCCGGGAGACTGGGCCGTCGGCGCCGACGACCATCCGCCCCTCGAAGGTGCGCTCTGCGCCGCCGACGCTGGCGGTGACGGCGACGTGGCCTGCACGCTCCTCGACGCTCGTGACGGTGTGGCCCTCGCGCACGTCCGCGCCGGCCTCCCGTGCGGCGTCCGCGAGCGTCCGGTCGAGTTGGACGCGGTCGATGACGTTCGACACCTCGTCGCGCTTGTAGAACCGGTAGCCGTCCTCGTCGGGGCCGCCGACGTGGAACTCCGCGCCGTACACGCGGTTCTGGAACAGGTCCTCGCGCGCCCCGTCAGGGACGTAGTTCCAGATGTCCGTGGAGACGTGGCCCGAGCAGGCGAGGGGGGTCCCGACCTCGCCCTTCTCCAGCGCGAGCACGTCGTACCTGGCCTCGGCGGCGCGCCGGGCGAAGCGCGCGCCGGCCGGGCCGACGCCGACCACGACGAAGTCGTACATACTTCCGGCTATGCGCGGAGGGAGATATGCCTCGTGGTTCACAACTGACAGGCGACACCCACGTCCGGCCGGGGGTGTGTCGCGCACCCGCTCGCCCCCGGCCGGCGATTCGCTACGTCATCGGGGGCGCTGGTCCCGGCATCCGCCTTGAAGTTGCGGGCGGACTGCCCTGCTCGACCGTCTACGGGAGGACGGCCAGTCCGCGGGCGGTCCGGTCGGTGAACCGGTCGGGCCACTCGATGTCGATCGCGTTCCACGAATCGCCCCCGTCACCCGTCTGAAACAGCCCTTGGTTCGACAGGGCGTAGAACTCGTCCGGTTCGCCCCGTGCGAGCACCGGCCGCGTGACGCCCTCGCCGAGGGGGAGGCCGCGGCCGTCGAGTCGTTCCCAGTCCTTGTCGCCCTCGCGGCGGTACACGTAGGTCTCGGCGCGTTCGGCCGTGTGGGCCTGGTACGCGCCGCGCGCGGCGGAGACGAGGACGCGGTCCGGATCGCCGGTTCCGCCGGGCTCCGTCCGACTCTCCGAGTCGCTCCGCGCATCGACCGCGACGCTCCAGCAGTACGTCCGATCCAGCCCGGACTGCGGGTGCGCCCAGGTGTCGCCGCCGTCGTCGGTCTCGGCGTAGCCGTCGCCCGCCGCGACCCAGGCACGTCCGGGCGCGTGCGGGTGGGTGGCGAGCGAGTGGTTGTCGATGCGGGCGTCCGGAACCCGGTCCTCCCACGTCGCGCCGCCGTCGTGGGTCTGGACCAGCGCGCCGGCCTCGATGGCGACGTACCAGTGGTCGGGGTCCGTGGGGTCCGGTTCGAGCCAGCGGACGTGGTGGGTGTCCGGGCGCGGGGGGAACGACCAGTCGTCGCTCGACGGGAGGTCGACGAGGCCGTCGAGGTGTTCCCACGAGTCGCCGCCGTCGGTGGAGCGGTACACCCGCGACGGCTCCGTGCCGGCCCACACCGTGCCGGGGTCGCGGTATGAGACCGCCGCGGCCATCACGGCGTCGTGGGGGAAGTCGTCGACGCGCTTGAACGTCCGCCCGCCGTCGGTCGAGCGGTGGAGGCCGGATTCGAAGGTGCCGACGAAGACCCGATCCGGGTCGTCGGGGTGGACGGCGACGCACTCCAGCGTGTGACCGTCGAGGGCCCTCGCGGTCGTCTCGCCCGCGTCGGGGTCGACCGTCAGGAAGCCGTTTCGGAGGGCGGCGTAGGCCGTGGTCATACCGTAACGTGTGCGGGACAGTCACAAAAGCCTCGCGTCGGTTTCCTGTCGCCCATCACGCCCGGGGCCGTGGGTCGTCGGCCCGTCGCCGGACGCCGACGACGTACGCGCCGGCGTACACGACCGCGAGGAACCCGAGACGGACGGCCGGTTCGCCGAGACCGCCGCCCACCGCGAACCAGTCGAGGAGGAACGCGAGCGGCAGGCCCGCCGTGATCGCCAGCGCCATCGTCCAGAAGAACATCGCGCCCAGCGGGCCGACGGACCAGCGTTCGAGCCAGTGGAGCGCCGCGAGCGGGACGGCCGCGAGACCGGCGAGGGGGAACGCCGTCCCGCTCGCGACGGCGTGAGGTGCGAGGAGTTCGAGCGCACCCGTGGCGGGCGCGAGGGCGAGGAGGAACCAGCCGCCGAGGGCGTACGCCAGGTCGCCGAGGCGACGGGACGGTATCGGAGGGGACACGGAAGCGGGGACGAGATCCGCCCTCAGTCGTCGGTCGCGGCGGGTACTTCGGCTTCTTCCGCGTCGTCGTCCCGCGCGGGGAGCCGGCGGTCCGCCCGCGGCCCCTCCATGTCGACGTCGGGGAGGTAGTCGCGGAGGTACTTCCCGGTGTAGGAGCCCTCGGTCCGGGCGACCTCCTCGGGGGTGCCGGTGGCGACGACCTCGCCGCCGCCCTCGCCGCCCTCGGGACCGAGGTCGAGGACGTTGTCGGCGTTCTTCACCAGGTCGAGTTCGTGCTCGATGACGACGACCGTGTTGCCCTTGTCGGCGAGCCGGTGGAGGACGTCGATGAGCTTCCGCTCGTCCTCCTTGTGGAGGCCGGTCGTCGGCTCGTCGAGCAGGTACAGCGTGTCGCCCGAGTCCTTCTTGCCGAGCTCCTCTGCGAGCTTGATCCGCTGGGCCTCGCCGCCCGAGAGCGTCGTCGAGGGCTGGCCGAGCCGCATGTAGTCGAGGCCGACGTCCTTCAAGAGGCCGAGCCGGCGTCGCAGACCGGTGTGGGACTCGAAGAAGTCGTACGCCTCCTCGACGGTCATGTCGAGCACGTCCGCGATGGTCGCGCCCTTGAACGTCACGTCGAGCGTCTCGTCGTTGTACCGCGCGCCGCCGCACTCCTCACAGGGGACGTACACGTCCGAGAGGAAGTTCATCTCGATCTTCACGGTGCCCTGGCCGCCACACTCCTCGCAGCGGCCGCCCTTGACGTTGAACGAGAACCGCCCCTTCTCGTAGCCGCGCTGGTTCGCGAGCTTCGTGTCCGCGAACAGCTCCCGGACGTAGTCGAACACGTCGGTGTACGTCGCGGGGTTCGAGCGCGGCGTGCGGCCGATGGGCGACTGGTCGATGAGCCGGACGCCCTCGATGTTGTCGGTGCCCTCGATGGCGTCGTGGTCGCCGGGGTCGACCTCGGTGTTGTCGTTCATCGTCCGGGCGAGCCCCTTGTACAGCACGTCGTGCATCAGGGTGGACTTGCCCGAGCCGGAGACGCCCGTGATGGCGGTGAACTGGCCGATGGGAACGTCCACGTCGACGTCCTTGAGGTTGTGCTGGCGCGCGCCCCTGATCGTCAGCGCGGCGTCGCTCTCGCGGCGCTCGGCGGGCACGTCGACGCCCTTCCGGCCGGCGAGGTAGTCGCCCGTGACCGACTCCTCGGACGCGACGATCTCGTCGAAGTTACCTTGCGCGACGACCTCGCCGCCGTGCTTGCCCGGCCCGGGGCCCATGTCGATGATCTCGTCGGCCCGGCGCATCGTCGCCTCGTCGTGCTCGACGACGATGAGCGTGTTACCGAGATCGCGCAGCCCCTCGAGCGTGTTCAGCAGGCGGTCGTTGTCGCGCTGGTGGAGGCCGATGGAGGGCTCGTCAAGCACGTAGAGCACCCCGACGAGGCCGGAGCCGACCTGCGTCGCCAGCCGGATGCGCTGGCTCTCGCCGCCCGAGAGCGTGGAGGCCTCGCGGTCGAGCGTGAGGTACTCCAGCCCGACCTCCTCCATGAAGCCGAGGCGCGCGCGGATCTCCTTCAGGATCTCCTCGGCGATGGTGCGCTCGCGGTCGGTGAGCGTCGCCTCCATCCCCTCGAAGTGCGCCAGCGCGTCGCCGATGGACATCCGGCTCACCTCGGCGATGCCGGTGTCCGCGAAGTACACGGAGCGGGACTGGGGTTTCAGTCGAGTCCCCTCGCAGGCCGGGCACTCGGTGACGGCCATGAAGTCCTCGATGTGCTCGCGGGTGCGGTCCGAGTCGGTCTCGATGTGCCGGCGCTCGAGGTTCGGGATGACGCCCTCGAACCGCTGGGTCTTCCGGCGGACCCCGTTACGGGTCTGCTGGCTGAACTCGACCTGCCGGTCGGTGCCGTAGAGGAACTGGCGCTTGACGTCCTCGTCGAGGTCCTCGAACGGCGTGGTCACGCTCACGCCGAAGTGCTCGGCGACGTTGTCGAGCCGCGTCCGGTAGTAGTTCCGGTTGTAGCTCCACGGCTCGAACACGTGCTTGATCGGCTTCGACTCGTCGCGGACGACGAGGTCCTCGTCGACCTCCTTCGTCGAGCCGATGCCCTCGCACTCCGGGCAGGCGCCGTGCGGGGAGTTGAACGAGAACGACCGCGTCTCGATCTCCGAGAAGTCGATGCCGCAGTGGGTGCACGCGAGCTCCTCGGAGAACTCGACGACGAGTCGCTCCGCCGCGTCTCCAGCCAGGTCGCCCGTCGAGCGCGCCTCGGTGCCGAGGTCGACGTCAGCCGGCGGGTCCGGCAGGATGACCTTCAGCACGCCGTCCGCCTCCTCCAGCGCCGTCTCGACGGAGTCGGTGATGCGCGAGCGGTCCTCCTCGCGGACCTTCACGCGGTCGACGATCACGTCGACGGTGTGGTCGTAGTTCTCGTCGAGGTCCGGCGTCTCGGTCGCGAGGTCGTACTCCTCGCCGTCGACCTCGACTCGGGCGTACCCCTCCGAGCGCAGTTCCTCGAACAGGTCCTCGAACGCGCCCTTCTGGTCGCGCACGACCGGCGCGGCGAGCTTCGCCCTTGTCCCCTCCGGGAGTTCGAACACCCGGCGGACCATCTGCTGGGCGGACTGCTCGCCCACTTCGCGGCCGCACTCGGGGCAGTGCGGTTGGCCGACCCGCGCGTACAGGAGCCGGAGATAGTCGTGGAGCTCGGTGACGGTGCCGACCGTCGAGCGGGGGTTGTTCGCGGCGTTCTTCTGGTCGATGGAGATCGCCGGCGAGAGCCCCTCGACGCTCTCGACCTGCGGCTTGTCCATCTGCCCGAGGAAGTTCCGGGCGTACGCCGACAGCGACTCGATGTAGCGACGCTGGCCCTCGGCGTACACAGTCTCGAACGCGAGCGACGACTTGCCCGATCCCGACAGGCCCGTGACGACGGTGAACTCCTCGCGCGGGATCTTCACGTCGAGGTCCTTGAGGTTGTGTTCCTCGGCCCCCGTGACCTCGATGAACTCCTTCGCCACTACCGCCCACCCCTCGTTCGCACCCGGTCTCTCATTACGACGAGGCAGGGCTCCGAGACACTTAACCGGCCCGTCCTCTCCTCGTGGAGCGTCTCGCTGTCGGAACCCCGTGACCGGCCGAATCCGCGTCCCGGGGCTCCCGGCGGAAAGATTCTTTACCATGGGTGTTCTTGTCACGGTTGTCAATGCCAGACACGAAACGTGGGCGCGAGCGTCAGGGCCGCAAGAAGCGCGAACAGCTGGAACGCCGTCTCAACCGGCGCGAGGTGGAGACGATCGACGACGAGGACGAGCCGGAGTACCCGCCCACGGAACTGGAGGCCGACCTCCTCTCGGCCGACGCGGAAGCCGACGACTGACCGATCGGAACAACGGCCCTTTTTGTCCGCCGCCGCGAAGGTGGCGACGATGCGGACCCACGCGAACTACGCCACCGTCTACGTCGGTGCGCAACTCTCCCCCGACGGCGTCCGCCTGGACCTCGACTGGGCCGACGCCGTCGGCGACGTCACCGACGAGTACGAGTTCGAAGTGCCGACGGACGAACCGAGCGACCCGTTCCTCGGCATCCAGGCGTTCGACGTCGGCGAGTACGGCCACGAGATCGTGCTCAACGGCGAGTCGCTCTCGGGGTTCGACATCCCGCCGAACGACGGCTGGCAATACTGGGCCGACTCCGTCACCGGGGTGTCGCTCGTCGAGGGGACGAACACGCTCGCGCTCGAACGGGACGGGGACACTGACGACGCGTTCGCCGTCGGGACCGTTCGAGTCCACTGGAAGGAGCCCGCGACCGAGGGCTTCCGCGCCGCGGACGTCGAGTAGTACTTAAAGAACCGCTTCGCCCCCGGTTCGGGTGACGTCGCGGCCGATCGCGTGGTATCCGTTAGCACGGTTGGCGCCCCTCGTGTCTTCGATTCTCGGCAGTATTCGATCGACCAGTTCGAGGAACCTCGGTCAGTCGGTACCCAAGGTTTTATGTAGAATCACAACCACACTCGCAGTTGACCATGAGTCAGCGACGGATGCAGGGTCAGCCCATGATCATCATGGGTGAGGACTCCCAGCGCGTGAAGGACAAGGACGCTCAGGAATACAACATCTCCGCGGCGCGCGCCGTCGCGGAGGCCGTGCGCTCGACGCTCGGCCCGAAAGGGATGGACAAGATGCTCGTCGATTCGATGGGCGACGTCACCATCACGAACGACGGTGTCACCATCCTCACCACGATGGACATCGACAACCCGACGGCCGAGATGATCATCGAGGTCGCCGAGACCCAGGAGGACGAGGCCGGCGACGGGACGACGACGGCCGTCGCCATCGCGGGCGAACTCCTCAAGAACGCCGAGGACCTCATCGACCAGGACATCCACCCGACGGCGATCACCTCGGGCTTCCACCTCGCGAGCGAACGCGCCCGAGCCGAGGTCGACGACCTCGCGGAGCGCGTCGACCCCGACGACGAGGAGCGCGTGAAGAAGGTCGCCGAGACCTCCATGACCGGCAAGGGCGCGGAGCTCGAGAAGGAGGTCCTCGCGGACCTCATCTACCGGGCGGTCAAGCAGGTCACCGTCGAGGCCGACGACGGGAGCAACGTCGTCGACATGGAGAACGTCGAGATCGAGACCCAGACCGGCCGCTCGGCCGGCGAGTCCCAGCTCCTCCAGGGCGCGGTCATCGACAAGGACCCGGTCCACGACGACATGCCGACGGCCGTCGACGACGCGAAGGTACTCCTGCTCAACGACCCCATCGAGGTCGAGGAGGCCGACGTCGACACCTCCGTCAACATCGAGTCCCCCGACCAGCTCCAGCAGTTCCTCGACCAGGAGGAGGACCAGCTCCGCGCGAAGGTCGAGGCCATCAAGCAGACCGGCGCGAACGTCGTCTTCTGCCAGAAGGGCATTGACGACATGGCCCAGCACTTCCTCGCGAAGGAGGGCATCCTCGCGGCCCGCCGCGTGAAGAAGTCCGACCTCCAGTTCCTCCAGAACATCCTCGACGCGGCCATCGTCTCGGACGTCGAGGCCGCCACCGAGGCCGACCTGGGGTACGGTTCGGTCAGCCGCGACGACGAGGACGAGCTGTTCTACGTCGAGGGCGGCGACGAGGCCCACGGCGTCACGCTCCTCCTGCGCGGCTCCACCGACCACGTCGTCGACGAGCTCGAGCGCGGCGTCCAGGACGCGCTCGACGTCGTCGCCACGACGGTCTCCGACGGCCGCGTGCTCCCCGGCGGCGGCGCCATCGAGGTCGAACTCGCCTCGCGGCTCCGCGACTTCGCCGACTCCGTCGAGGGTCGCGAGCAGCTCGCCGTCGAGGCGTTCGCCGACGCGCTGGAACTCGTCCCGCGCGTGCTCGCCGAGAACGCCGGGCTCGACTCCATCGACACGCTGGTCGACCTCCGGGCGGCCCACGAGGGCGGCGACGCCAACGCCGGGCTGAACGTGTTCTCGGGCGACATCGAGGACAGTTTCGAGGCCGGCGTCGTCGAGCCGGCCCACTCGAAGGAGCAGGCGCTTTCCAGCGCCACCGAGGCCGCGAACCTCGTGCTCAAGATCGACGACATCATCGCCGCGGGCGACCTCTCGACTGCGGGCGGCGACGACGAGGGCGGCGCCCCCGGCGGCGGTATGGGCGGCATGGGCGGCATGGGCGGCGCGATGTAAGCGCCGGCCAGGCACGTTCACACCCGGACCGATTCCGTATCGTCCCACGACCGATCGCGATTCTTTCGACCGTCCGACCGAACACCGCCAGCGTCGGGTCGGGCTGCCGAGCACCGACGGAGCGCGTGGCATCGACAGCGCGGAGTTTCGGTGGGTACTAATCCCGGCGGGCAAATTTTGCGGTCATGGAGACGCTGCTGCTCAACAGCGCCGCGGTTCACGAGAACGCCGAGATGGCCGAACTCGTCCCAGCCATCGAGGAGGCGTTCGCCGCCTACGAGCGCGGGAACGCCCAGATGCCGCCGAAGTCCTACATCGACCTCCCCGCCTACAACGGCGACTTCCGGTCGATGCCCGCCTACCTCGACGCCGGGGACTGGGACGCGGCCGGCGTGAAGTGGGTGAACGTCCACACCGACAACGAGGACGAGTACGACCTCCCGACGGTGATGGGGACGATGATCTACTCGGACCCGCGCAACGCCTTCCCGCTCGCCATCCTCGACGGGACGGAACTCACGATGAAGCGCACCGGCGCCGCCGCCGCGGTCGCCACGGACCACCTCGCCGTCGAGGACGCCCGCTCGCTCGGCATCGTCGGCGCCGGCGTCCAGTCGTACACGCAACTGGAGGCCATCGCCACGGTCCGGGAGATCGAGGAGGTGGTCGTCTCGGACCTCGACGAGGAGCGCGTCGCGCGCTTCATCGACACCTTCGAGGGGCGCTTCGACGTCCGCGCAGGCTCGATTGCCGACGCGGCGTCCTGCGACGTGCTCTCGACGGTGACGCCCGTCGAGTCCCCCATCGTCCCACGCGACGCGGTCGGCGAGCACACCCACGTCAACGCGATGGGTGCGGACGCGGAGGGGAAGCACGAACTCGCCGACGACCTCCTGCTGGACGCGAAACTCGTGATCGACGACTACGCGCAGACGACCCACTCGGGCGAGATCAACGTCCCCTACGCCGCCGGCATCCTGACGGACGACGACATCTACGGCGAACTCGGCGAGATCGTCGTCGGCGACAGGCAGGGTCGAACGGCGGCCGACGGCGTCACGGTCTTCGACTCGACGGGGCTCGCAATCCAGGACGTCGCTGCGGCCCACGTCGTGTACGAACACGCCGACGAGCGGGACAACGGCTACCCGTTCGACCTGCTCGGCCTCTCGGACTGACCGGTTCGGTGTTCTTCCGGTTCGAGCACCCGCGGTGACTACTCCTCGCTCGGGACGACGGCGTCGAGCACCTTCCCGACCAGCCAGACGACGATCAGGAACGGGAGCAGCGGCACCAGAAGGACGACGAGGCCCAGGAAGAGACTCCAGCCGATGAGGTTCATCTCCACGTCCTCGCGCCCCCTGTACCCGGGGGTCACCGTTCGGTAGGCCTTCCGGACGAGGCTCGGGTCCTCGGACTCCGCGGAGTCACTCATGTCCCGATAGTGGGTTTACTGGGCGAAAAAGGCTCTGTGGGGTCGCGTGGGCTTCGTGGGTGTGGCGATCGCTCGCTCTCGACTCGTTCGCCCCTCGCGAGCCTGTACTCGCCCCACGGAAGGGCCCACAGCCCACGGATCACACAGTACGGGCCGGCGAATCCGGCCGTCCTATCCCAGTTCTGCCACGAGGAGTCCGATCAGCAGGCCGGCGATCGCACCGACGGACGCCCAGAGGAGGGGGTTCCCGTCCGAGACGAACACCACGCCGACGGCCACCCCTGCGCCCGCTCCGAGCGCACCGATCTCCCCGGCCCGGTCGTCGGAGTCGATCTTCAGTATCCCCCCGCACTCACACGGCGAACTGAACTCCGTGCTCCGACCTAAACGTGCCACTGCTGGACGCGGCTCGATCTGCGGTCCCACCGACGTCGGTTACACAGTTCGATGGAAAGGGATATGGGCGGAAGCCGCCGTTCGTACGACAAGAGAATGTCCGAGGAGGGATACGACCACGCCGCGGTCGAGCGACGCTGGCAGGCGGCGTGGGACGACGCCGACGCGTACCGGACGCCCGACGAGGTGACGGACCCCACCTACGTGCTGGGGATGTACCCGTACCCGTCCGGACTGCTCCACATGGGCCACGTCCGCAACTACACTATCACCGACGCCTACGCCCGGTTCCGCCGGATGCGCGGCGACGACGTGCTCCACCCGATGGGGTGGGACGCGTTCGGCCTGCCCGCCGAGAACGCCGCCAAGGAGCGCGACACGAACCCCCGCGACTGGACGTTCGACTGCATCGAGACGATGAAGGGGCAGATGGAGTCGATGGGGTTCGGCTACGACTGGGACCGCGAGGTCACCACCTGCACGCCGGAGTACTACCGCTGGAACCAGTGGCTGTTCCGGGAGTTCCACGACCGGGAGCTGGTCGAGCGTGAGGCCGCCGAGGTCAACTGGTGTCCCACCTGCGAGACCGTGCTGGCCGACGAGCAGGTCGAGGGCGGGGATAGTTCCGAAGGCCCCGGGGCGCACGGCAACTGCTGGCGTTGCGGCACGACCGTCGAGCGCCGCGAACTGGAGCAGTGGTTCCTGCGGATCACCGAGTACGCCGACGAACTGAACGGGTACATCGACGACCTGGACGGCTGGCCCGACAGCGTCCGGCAGATGCAGCGCAACTGGATCGGCCGGCAGGAGGGCTCGCGCGTCTCCTTCGAGATCGGCGAGGCGCAAGGCGCCTCGAACGGACGCGGGGAGCGGAGCGAGCCGCGGGAGTACGGACCGGTCGAGGCGTTCACGACCCGGCTGGACACGATCTTCGGCGCGACGTTCTTCGCGCTGGCGCCCGACCACCCCGTCTCCGAGGCGGTCGCCGCCGAGGACGACGAGGTACGGCGGTTCGTCGAGGAGGAGGCCGACCCAGAGGGCGACGAGCCGAACGGCGTTCGGACCGACCTGACGGCCACCAACCCGGCCACGGGCGAGGAGGTCCCCGTCTTCGTCGCCGACTTCGTCCTCTCGGACGTGGGGACGGGCGCGCTGATGGGCGTCCCGGGCCACGACGACCGCGACCACGCGTTCGCCTCGAAGATGGGCGTCGACATCGTCCCCGTCGTCGCGCCCGAACCGGGGGGCGACTCCGACGGGGGAGACGGCGAGGCGCCGTCCGAACCCGACGTGAGCGAGTCCGCCTTCACCGACGACGGCGTCCTGGTGAACAGCGGCGAGTACAGCGGGCTGTCCTCGGCCGAAGCGCGGGAGGAACTGACGGCCGATATCGACTCGGCCGAGTTCCACACGCAGTACCGCCTGCGCGACTGGGGCATCTCCCGACAGCGCTACTGGGGGACGCCCATCCCGGTCGTCCACTGCGACGACTGCGGGCCCGTGCTGGTCCCCGAGGACGACCTGCCGGTCGAACTGCCGGAGTTCATCAACACGACCGGGAACCCGCTCGACGCCGCCGAAGAGTGGAAGCACGTCGACTGCCCGGAGTGCGGCGGCGACGCCGTCCGCGAGACGGACACGATGGACACGTTCGTCGACTCCTCGTGGTACTTCCTGCGGTACGTCTCGCCGGACCTGGAAGCGGCGCCGTTCGACGTGGACCGGGCGAACGACTGGATGCCCGTCGACCAGTACGTCGGCGGCATCGAGCACGCCGTGATGCACCTGCTGTACTCGCGGTTCGTCACGAAGGTCGTCGCTGACATGGACATGCTGGAGCACCGCGAGCCGTTCGAGAACCTGCTGGCCCAGGGGATGGTCCAGCTGGAGGGCGAGAAGATGTCCAAGTCGAAGGGGAACGTCGTCTCCCCTCAGCGCATCGTCGAGGAGTACGGCGCCGACACGGCCCGGCTGTTCATGATGCAGGCCGCCCAGCCCGAGCGCGCGTTCGACTGGTCCGAGGAGGGCGTCCGCTCGACGTACCGCTTCCTGACACGGCTGAAGCGGCTGGTCGGCGAGTTTGACCCCGAGGCGGCGGAGGGCGAGTTTGGCCCGATCGCGTCCTACGTCGAAAGCGAGACGGACGCGACGGTGTCGGCGGCGACCGCCGACTACGACGACCTGACGTTCAACACCTCGCTGCGGGAGACGCAGGAATTGGTCGGCACGCTGCGGGGCTACCGTGACCACGTCGAGGCGGTGCACGCCGACACCTTCCGCCGTGGGCTGGTGACGGCAGTGAAGCTACTCTCGCCGGTCGCGCCGCACGTGGCGGAGGAACTGTACGACGAACTGGGGCGCGAGGGCGGCGACAGCTTCGTCCTCGACGCCGACTGGCCAGAACCCGAGGGTGACGTGTCCGGGGCGGACGAGCGCCGCCGCCTGGTGGAGAACACCCGCGAGGACGTGCGCCAGATCGTCGACGTGGCTAGCATCGAGGACCCCGAGCGCATCGACGTCGTGGTCGCGCCCGAGTGGAAGCATCGCGCGCTGGAGATCGCCCTCGAGAGCGACGCGCCGAACCTCATCTCCGAGCTGATGCAGGAGGACGACATCCGCGAGAGGGGCGACGCGGCGGCCGCCTACGGCCAGGACCTGCAGAACGAGCGCGAGGCGCTCCGACCGGCGCTGTCGCCCGACCGCGAACACGGGGCGCTGGAGGAGGCGGCGTGGCTCGTCGAGCGCGAGTTCGACGCGCCCGTTCGCGTCCTGCGGGCGGAGGAGGCGGACGACGACGTGGCGCGGAAGGCGGAGCCGGGACGGCCAGCCATCGACATCGCCGAGTAACGTCCCCGTCCGCGGGGATTCTATGATGCAGGCGTGAGTGACGGATACGAAAAAACGGGGCTATTGGGAGGCCGACGACGGGGTTGGATTCGGTGGCGACCCCGATCAGTTCACGTCGATGCGGTGGTCGTCGTCGCCGTCATCGTCGACGTGGACCTTGGGGAGGGTGACGGTGAGCACGCCGTTTGTGTAGGTCGCGCTCGCCTCGTCCTCGTGGACCTCGTCGGGGAGGCCGATGCGGCGGCGGACGGACTCCGCGCGCCGCTCGCGGCGCACCCAGGCGCCCTCCTCGGACTCCTCGTCCTGCTCGATCGAGCGCTCGGCGGAGATGCTGAGCGT belongs to Halorarum halophilum and includes:
- a CDS encoding ornithine cyclodeaminase family protein, yielding METLLLNSAAVHENAEMAELVPAIEEAFAAYERGNAQMPPKSYIDLPAYNGDFRSMPAYLDAGDWDAAGVKWVNVHTDNEDEYDLPTVMGTMIYSDPRNAFPLAILDGTELTMKRTGAAAAVATDHLAVEDARSLGIVGAGVQSYTQLEAIATVREIEEVVVSDLDEERVARFIDTFEGRFDVRAGSIADAASCDVLSTVTPVESPIVPRDAVGEHTHVNAMGADAEGKHELADDLLLDAKLVIDDYAQTTHSGEINVPYAAGILTDDDIYGELGEIVVGDRQGRTAADGVTVFDSTGLAIQDVAAAHVVYEHADERDNGYPFDLLGLSD
- a CDS encoding DUF7535 family protein translates to MSDSAESEDPSLVRKAYRTVTPGYRGREDVEMNLIGWSLFLGLVVLLVPLLPFLIVVWLVGKVLDAVVPSEE
- the leuS gene encoding leucine--tRNA ligase, whose amino-acid sequence is MSEEGYDHAAVERRWQAAWDDADAYRTPDEVTDPTYVLGMYPYPSGLLHMGHVRNYTITDAYARFRRMRGDDVLHPMGWDAFGLPAENAAKERDTNPRDWTFDCIETMKGQMESMGFGYDWDREVTTCTPEYYRWNQWLFREFHDRELVEREAAEVNWCPTCETVLADEQVEGGDSSEGPGAHGNCWRCGTTVERRELEQWFLRITEYADELNGYIDDLDGWPDSVRQMQRNWIGRQEGSRVSFEIGEAQGASNGRGERSEPREYGPVEAFTTRLDTIFGATFFALAPDHPVSEAVAAEDDEVRRFVEEEADPEGDEPNGVRTDLTATNPATGEEVPVFVADFVLSDVGTGALMGVPGHDDRDHAFASKMGVDIVPVVAPEPGGDSDGGDGEAPSEPDVSESAFTDDGVLVNSGEYSGLSSAEAREELTADIDSAEFHTQYRLRDWGISRQRYWGTPIPVVHCDDCGPVLVPEDDLPVELPEFINTTGNPLDAAEEWKHVDCPECGGDAVRETDTMDTFVDSSWYFLRYVSPDLEAAPFDVDRANDWMPVDQYVGGIEHAVMHLLYSRFVTKVVADMDMLEHREPFENLLAQGMVQLEGEKMSKSKGNVVSPQRIVEEYGADTARLFMMQAAQPERAFDWSEEGVRSTYRFLTRLKRLVGEFDPEAAEGEFGPIASYVESETDATVSAATADYDDLTFNTSLRETQELVGTLRGYRDHVEAVHADTFRRGLVTAVKLLSPVAPHVAEELYDELGREGGDSFVLDADWPEPEGDVSGADERRRLVENTREDVRQIVDVASIEDPERIDVVVAPEWKHRALEIALESDAPNLISELMQEDDIRERGDAAAAYGQDLQNEREALRPALSPDREHGALEEAAWLVEREFDAPVRVLRAEEADDDVARKAEPGRPAIDIAE
- the hsp14 gene encoding archaeal heat shock protein Hsp14 produces the protein MTRMTPFDDMNRVFDRMSRQFDETWGGIDQMRRLDGPAVDVAEYDDEIVVVVDLPGLSKEDIDLSVRGDTLSISAERSIEQDEESEEGAWVRRERRAESVRRRIGLPDEVHEDEASATYTNGVLTVTLPKVHVDDDGDDDHRIDVN